In Hippoglossus hippoglossus isolate fHipHip1 chromosome 24, fHipHip1.pri, whole genome shotgun sequence, a single genomic region encodes these proteins:
- the knl1 gene encoding uncharacterized protein knl1 isoform X2, whose protein sequence is MEPQELAKKDEGSGFSKRRISSILKAPRKSARFPEPEQQENVVERAKPVEKRNSRRVSFAPANDVLLFSKDVKNPSPARSPLQELMTATGATAQNRVQVAVAEDGIQQTTAMETLLNAPLHASQQDKVSFDTVEGFGEKTVVFSTDDAFMDMTHSQTMIVASYADTSLQVDDALPSGGEKKGMFTADDASMDMSLLPARKKDLSVEKRNVSSSVSSLDQGFESFLASLSKPGGPSSLATVDTNISVAHMKTRKANVDKENLLPASVSAVMEKSLNKPRKAEESSYGLGPDVDVSMNLTEVQTGRILSVADDDNPFQCLFPTQDMYAHCDKRESQTAEVMMTKSDPKDMASSKNPARNASQPRRKVNFNARDECTEKTIRFTAGDEFMDMTQSHTVNIARGPLAPQPGSADGLESGFKNFLTGLSKPTVPSVNPGIVRVSPLTAASSQKTINMDRSLCELKTPMSDAGKENWSLNTSRSCRESSIGVEICPGIDMTMEMTETQTGHILGISGSDDPFQFLFPSQDMYPHSENLKKTSGQKNSEALGSLKHAGLHTQNKIDPEDDHREKTVRFSADDACMDVTRSHTVNIGTDFSHKHSGSLSFKDKTIRFNVKDAGMDMTQCLTVNIANNLGSDSILLSEKKQESEKRGPLRDRSSSAHGLDPESNSFLTSVPSVDPVFERKTSTAAPFSNMRDSSAGGTICPEDDVSMDMDMTEAQTGRIVGITHTDEPLQCFFPPQDIYPQSGNLKKAEMTSGRKSSGALGSSDRTGMGTSLKSSLKTKEQKPQDEFDPEDDHREKTVRFSADDACMDVTRSHTVNIGTDFSHKHSGSLSFKDKTIRFNVKDAGMDMTQCLTVNIANNLGSDSILFSEKKQESEKRGPLRDRSSSAHGLDPESNSFLTSVPSVDPVFERKTSTAAPFSNMRDSSDGGTICHEDDVSMDMDMTEAQTGRIVGITHTDEPLQCFFPPQDIYPQSGNLKKAEMTSGRKSSGALGSSDRTGVEKSLRTSFKTTMRRSQVKFDAEDDCREESVRSSPDDAATNVTDCLDVLVDSSSASDSVLPHQETNITAAHRDVDLHLIGKKRGRSFSARSLDPGFKNSLSRMSCPWVNPVRVVTPAGQRPPEGADTNDHLQIQKPGVDTTSAFMEKSQNKTMTDFTEIDQSMEMTEAQTGHIFGQSCTDELPQCFTSSQDSDLKFELSQQTEAKSRQSDEAASVEITNSTESVDSFEIVTRKEPEPRNDTTSSQKTEDGSSLSAVDQDLDTFGSRKSRRISLADIQSKVKRLSHMINTAPGAFVVESCTETLPHFDDDSKDKTKPLPAVEPELQMSLENNEEETQDQYLTRGGESPAAATPFNLKTKQLMSRLSMGGFKPKLPQIGRPSDPKVLNCAGEHTKTMTVNVTNQLSNVDHDVSDIFDEELDSSEDVSDTLNPKSPKKIPEKVIHQQEADVELLEEDVFEEDFISAVQGKKRPLPNDENNMEDEKRRKASTGEADDINDMESQSHFEESDGNLTSAPTMTTHTTDCSSSSHTASVRCEATFESTFKHSMYESQLEDYTSDAQTKLADGTITVLEFLKLFNIDFVIHNPRQSILPGRILSDTERTEMDVLRERHICRPKQTVYETDVLSLTEKVEGLKVRLQDLDKPLKTMNQPLWDEMRNSSEKELKSFGLTLKERNSFFRKTSKVLSHEMKEVLYSNLVQANLEEQQKLRGTIEEADEMIKSLDDCICDMEAELAAVEEKGFDGKPSLKSRQEEMKKVTEALADNDRQVAELELQKKQNSSKLNRLQTETRNLESHITAMHMVNEWKLGEKQENGSVYTFLHETMHLQLVYEKSKGTDADHQAERKISHINFKLQLNDEKSRCHARLVHKLLAHYVDSEASWVEKYPTSRHVPTLLHDVGLVVSRCRLLGEELRLLRMWGGLQLDILDISCEDTRVHIVFSSLKKLSKFKVVFSVGLIDQLCVVQVESFDNVIGSTGMQQIEEVVASFIPTKNLLTKIIKKIHDHLLC, encoded by the exons ATGGAGCCCCAGGAACTTGCAAAGAAAGA TGAAGGCAGTGGATTCTCCAAGCGGCGCATTTCCTCA attttaaaagcaCCACGGAAATCAGCCAGATTCCCGGAACCAGAGCAACAAGAAAATGTG GTTGAACGTGCCAAGCCGGTGGAAAAGAGGAATTCCAGAAGAGTCAGTTTTGCTCCTGCCAACGATGTTCTCCTGTTTTCAAA GGATGTGAAAAATCCCTCCCCTGCTCGAAGTCCTTTGCAAGAATTAATGACAGCAA CAGGGGCGACTGCACAAAATAG GGTCCAGGTGGCTGTTGCTGAAGATGGGATCCAACAGACCACAG CTATGGAAACCCTCTTGAATGCTCCTCTACACGCCTCTCAACAGGATAAG GTCAGCTTCGACACAGTGGAAGGCTTTGGGGAGAAAACAGTGGTGTTTTCCACAGATGATGCCTTCATGGACATGACCCACAGTCAAACTATGATCGTGGCCAGTTACGCAGATACTTCCCTCCAAGTCGACGATGCTTTACCCTCCggtggagagaaaaaggggaTGTTCACTGCAGATGATGCATCCATGGATATGTCACTTCTCCCTGCCAGAAAGAAGGATTTAAGTGTGGAGAAGAGAAACGTATCCTCATCAGTGTCAAGTTTGGATCAAGGATTTGAAAGCTTCCTGGCAAGTCTCTCCAAACCTGGTGGTCCCTCCTCTTTAGCCACTGTTGACACAAACATCTCCGTCGCTCATATGAAAACACGAAAGGCTAATGTGGATAAAGAGAATCTGCTCCCAGCGTCCGTTTCAGCCGTGATGGAGAAGTCACTCAATAAACCCAGGAAGGCAGAGGAATCGTCTTATGGACTCGGTCCAGACGTTGATGTTAGCATGAACCTGACTGAGGTTCAAACGGGACGCATACTGTCAGTCGCAGATGATGATAATCCATTTCAGTGTCTTTTTCCCACACAAGACATGTACGCCCACTGCGACAAAAGAGAATCCCAAACAGCGGAAGTGATGATGACCAAGTCTGACCCTAAAG ATATGGCCTCCTCGAAGAATCCTGCTCGAAATGCTTCTCAGCCAAGAAGGAAG GTCAACTTTAATGCCAGAGATGAATGCACAGAAAAAACGATCAGGTTCACTGCAGGTGATGAGTTTATGGACATGACTCAAAGTCACACCGTTAACATTGCCCGTGGTCCATTAGCTCCTCAGCCAGGGTCCGCAGATGGTTTGGAATCAGGATTTAAGAACTTCCTCACAGGTCTGTCGAAGCCAACTGTCCCCAGTGTTAATCCTGGGATTGTGAGAGTGTCGCCCTTGACTGCAGCATCCTCTCAAAAAACCATCAACATGGACAGATCCTTGTGTGAGTTAAAAACACCAATGTCTGATGCAGGCAAAGAAAATTGGTCTCTGAATACAAGCCGGAGCTGCAGAGAATCCTCCATTGGGGTTGAGATCTGTCCGGGTATTGACATGACCATGGAGATGACTGAAACTCAAACAGGCCACATTTTAGGAATCTCTGGTTCAGACGATCCGTTTCAGTTCCTTTTCCCATCACAAGACATGTATCCACACAGTGAAAATCTGAAGAAGACGTCAGGACAGAAGAACAGTGAAGCACTGGGGTCACTGAAACATGCTGGTCTTCACACCCAGAATAAGATTGACCCTGAAGACGACCACAGAGAGAAGACGGTGAGGTTTTCTGCAGATGACGCCTGTATGGATGTGACACGAAGTCACACCGTCAACATCGGCACTGACTTCAGTCACAAACATTCGGGCTCTTTGTCTTTCAAAGATAAAACGATAAGATTCAATGTAAAAGATGCAGGTATGGACATGACCCAGTGCCTCACGGTGAATATTGCCAATAATTTAGGATCGGATTCAATTCTTCTTTCCGAGAAGAAACAAGAGAGTGAGAAACGTGGTCCCTTGAGAGACAGATCTTCATCAGCACACGGTTTGGATCCAGAGTCAAATAGTTTCCTCACCAGTGTCCCCAGTGTGGATCCTGTGTTTGAAAGAAAGACGTCGACAGCTGCACCTTTCTCTAACATGAGAGACTCATCAGCTGGAGGCACAATCTGCCCCGAAGATGATGTTAGCATGGATATGGATATGACTGAGGCTCAAACAGGCCGGATTGTAGGAATTACACATACAGACGAGcctcttcagtgtttttttccaccacaaGACATCTACCCCCAAAGTGGTAATCTGAAGAAAGCAGAGATGACTTCAGGACGGAAGAGCAGTGGAGCACTGGGATCATCTGATCGTACAG GTATGGGAACCTCATTGAAGTCATCTTTAAAGACAAAGGAACAAAAACCTCAG GATGAGTTTGACCCTGAAGACGACCACAGAGAGAAGACGGTGAGGTTCTCTGCAGATGACGCCTGTATGGATGTGACACGAAGTCACACCGTCAACATCGGCACTGACTTCAGTCACAAACATTCGGGCTCTTTGTCTTTCAAAGATAAAACGATAAGATTCAATGTAAAAGATGCAGGTATGGACATGACCCAGTGCCTCACGGTAAATATTGCCAATAATTTAGGATCGGATTCAATTCTTTTTTCCGAGAAGAAACAAGAGAGTGAGAAACGTGGTCCCTTGAGAGACAGATCTTCATCAGCACACGGTTTGGATCCAGAGTCAAATAGTTTCCTCACCAGTGTCCCCAGTGTGGATCCTGTGTTTGAAAGAAAGACGTCGACAGCTGCACCTTTCTCTAACATGAGAGACTCATCAGATGGAGGCACAATCTGCCACGAAGATGATGTTAGCATGGATATGGATATGACTGAGGCTCAAACAGGCCGGATTGTAGGAATTACACATACAGACGAGcctcttcagtgtttttttccaccacaaGACATCTACCCCCAAAGTGGTAATCTGAAGAAAGCAGAGATGACTTCAGGACGGAAGAGCAGTGGAGCACTGGGGTCATCTGACCGTACAG gTGTTGAAAAATCTTTGAGGACCTCTTTCAAGACAACGATGCGAAGATCTCAG GTCAAGTTTGATGCTGAGGACGACTGCAGAGAGGAATCTGTGAGGTCGTCTCCAGATGATGCCGCTACAAATGTGACCGACTGCCTCGATGTACTTGTTGACAGCTCATCAGCATCGGATTCAGTTCTTCCACACCAGGAAACAAACATTACAGCTGCCCACAGGGACGTGGATTTACATCTAATTGGGAAAAAGAGAGGCCGGTCTTTTTCCGCACGCAGTctggatccaggatttaaaAACTCCCTCTCTAGGATGAGTTGCCCGTGGGTTAATCCTGTGAGAGTAGTGACTCCTGCTGGACAGCGCCCTCCAGAGGGTGCCGATACAAATGACCATCTTCAAATACAGAAGCCTGGTGTGGATACCACAAGTGCTTTCATGGAGAagtcacaaaacaaaaccatgacTGACTTCACAGAAATTGACCAGAGCATGGAAATGACTGAAGCGCAAACCGGCCACATTTTTGGACAAAGCTGCACAGATGAACTCCCTCAATGTTTTACTTCATCACAAGACTCGGACCTCAAGTTTGAGCTTTCACAGCAAACGGAGGCAAAGTCACGACAGAGCGATGAAGCTGCGTCTGTGGAAATCACAAACTCAACAGAATCTGTTGACTCATTCGAAATCGTGACCAGGAAAGAACCCGAACCAAGAAATGACACCACTTCATCACAAAAGACGGAAGATGGAAGTTCCCTCAGTGCCGTTGACCAAGACTTGGATACGTTCGGTTCACGGAAGTCTAGACGAATTAGTTTAGCCGATATCCAGTCAAAGGTCAAGCGATTGAGCCACATGATAAACACGGCTCCCGGCGCTTTCGTCGTGGAAAGCTGCACAGAAACTTTGCCTCATTTTGATGACGACTCAAAAGACAAAACCAAACCCCTGCCTGCAGTGGAGCCTGAACTCCAAATGAGTTTGGAGAACaatgaagaggaaacacaagatCAGTATCTTACCCGAGGAGGAGAGTCCCCAGCTGCTGCCACTCCGTTCAACTTGAAGACTAAACAGCTAATGTCGAGACTGTCGATGGGAGGGTTCAAACCCAAACTCCCTCAAATAGGCAGACCCAGTGATCCAAAGGTGCTGAATTGTGCAGGAGAGCACACGAAGACCATGACTGTTAACGTCACCAATCAACTGAGTAACGTTGACCACGATGTGAGCGATATATTCGACGAAGAGCTCGACAGCTCTGAGGATGTGTCCGATACGCTGAACCCGAAAAGTCCCAAGAAAATCCCTGAAAAAGTGATTCATCAGCAGGAGGCCGACGTGGAGCTTCTAGAGGAAGacgtgtttgaggaggacttcATCAGTGCGGTCCAAGGGAAGAAGAGACCTTTACCAAATGATGAGAACAATATGGAggatgagaagaggaggaaagccTCCACCGGGGAGGCCGATGACATCAATGATATG gaATCCCAGTCTCATTTTGAGGAGTCTGATGGAAACCTCACTTCGGCTCCAACCATGACGACACACACCACCGactgctccagcagcagccacacagcCAGCGTCCGGTGTGAAGCTACATTTGAGTCAA cttttAAACACAGTATGTATGAGTCTCAGCTTGAAGACTACACAAGTGATGCACAAACG AAATTGGCGGACGGCACCATTACAGTGTTAGAGTTCTTGAAACTCTTCAACATAGACTTTGTCATCCACAATCCTCGGCAAAGTATCCTTCCTGGCAGA attttgtCCGACACAGAACGCACAGAAATGGACGTACTGAGAGAAAGACACATCTGTCGTCCTAAACAGACGGTGTACGAGACAGACGTCCTGAGCCTCACAGAGAAGGTGGAGGG GTTGAAGGTTCGATTGCAGGACCTTGACAAACCTCTGAAGACGATGAATCAACCTTTGTGGGACGAGATGAGAAATTCTTCAGAGAAAGAG CTCAAATCTTTTGGTTTAAcactgaaagagagaaacagcttCTTCCGAAAGACGAGCAAAGTTCTGTCACATGAAATGAAGGAGGTCCTCTACTCAAATCTCGTGCAGGCGAATCTG gaggagcagcagaagttGAGAGGAACCATCGAGGAAGcagatgaaatgataaaaagcCTGGACGACTGTATTTGTGACATGGAAGCAG AACTCGCTGCAGTTGAAGAAAAAGGTTTCGATGGGAAACCAAGTCTGAAATCACGTCAGGAAG AGATGAAGAAAGTCACTGAAGCTTTGGCCGACAATGACAG ACAAGTGGCTGAACTGGAgctgcagaagaagcagaatTCCAGTAAACTCAACAGGCTGCAAACTGAGACGAGGAACCTGGAGAGCCACATCACCGCGATGCATAT GGTCAACGAATGGAAGCTTGGAGAGAAGCAGGAGAATGGCTCCGTCTACACATTTCTCCATGAGACCATGCATCTGCAGCTGGTGTATGAAAAATCAAAag GAACCGATGCTGATCATCAGGCCGAGAGGAAAATATCTCACATCAACTTCAAACTTCAACTTAAcg ACGAGAAGTCCCGGTGCCACGCCCGCCTCGTCCACAAGCTGCTCGCTCACTACGTGGACAGCGAAGCGTCCTGGGTGGAGAAGTACCCAACGAGCAGACACGTGCCAACG CTGCTCCATGACGTCGGCCTGGTGGTGAGTCGCTGTCGTCTGCTGGGAGAAGAGCTGCGTCTGCTGAGAATGTGGGGGGGTCTACAACTGGATATTCTGGACATCAGCTGTGAGGACACTCG GGTGCACATCGTCTTCAGCAGCCTCAAGAAACTTTCCAAGTTCAAGGTGGTTTTCTCCGTCGGTTTGATCGACCAACTCTGTGTCGTTCAAGTCGAGAGCTTCGACAACGTGATCGGAAGCACTGG GATGCAACAGATCGAAGAGGTGGTGGCGTCGTTCATTCCGACGAAGAACCTCCTGACGAAGATCATCAAAAAGATTCACGATCACCTTCTGTGTTGA